One Tolypothrix bouteillei VB521301 DNA window includes the following coding sequences:
- a CDS encoding ATP-dependent Zn protease: protein MSKTALNLIAISVFAMTVSSLLGPLVHLSPTIPAVATFTVLGIATLDSFSLQGQGGNLLLDWMASFSPEHRERILHHEAGHFLVAYLLGIPVVGYTLSAWEAIKQKQPGQGGVSFDDGELASQLEQGKITAQMLDRYCTTWMAGIAAETLVYNNTEGGADDKSKLAGVLKSLGFSGSNTNLKQRFCLLQAKTLLEEHWAAYQALVDVMRQRASVAECTRVLETRGIGTRESDVPN, encoded by the coding sequence ATGAGCAAAACTGCCCTAAATCTCATAGCAATCTCTGTCTTTGCCATGACTGTGTCCAGTTTGCTGGGACCGCTCGTTCACCTATCGCCTACAATCCCTGCAGTGGCGACCTTTACAGTTTTAGGAATCGCTACTCTCGATTCTTTCAGTTTGCAAGGACAGGGCGGTAATCTTCTTTTAGATTGGATGGCAAGTTTTTCACCCGAACACAGAGAACGTATCCTACATCATGAAGCCGGACACTTTCTTGTCGCTTACCTGTTGGGAATTCCAGTGGTTGGCTACACTCTCAGCGCTTGGGAAGCAATCAAACAAAAACAACCGGGACAAGGCGGTGTCAGTTTTGATGATGGGGAATTAGCATCTCAACTCGAACAAGGTAAGATAACTGCTCAAATGCTGGATCGTTATTGCACAACTTGGATGGCGGGTATTGCTGCAGAAACACTAGTTTATAACAATACTGAGGGGGGTGCTGACGATAAAAGCAAGCTCGCAGGAGTGTTGAAAAGTTTGGGATTTTCTGGAAGCAATACCAATCTCAAACAACGCTTTTGTCTCCTCCAAGCAAAAACTTTGTTGGAAGAACATTGGGCGGCGTACCAAGCCCTTGTCGATGTTATGCGACAAAGGGCTTCGGTTGCAGAGTGTACTCGCGTTCTGGAAACACGGGGAATAGGAACTCGGGAGTCAGACGTTCCTAACTGA
- a CDS encoding DUF4058 family protein, with the protein MSSPFPGVDPYLEHPDLWFEVHSRLIMAIAIALAPSLRPKYHVAVEKRTYLSEVDLLVGIPDVTVFSQKSTFGRSFPNDFSSNTTVSTQEPVKVSVPLVETVEEKYLEIREMGKNYAVTVVELLSPKNKRAGEGRDAYERKRRQVLASITNLVEIDLLRGGKSMPIMESLPNSDYRILISRGDRRPESDLYAFSLRQSIPSFPLPLVPLDIEPVVDLQTLLNEVYDQAGFDMRIDYSQLCTLPLKEADATWANTLLQEKGLGIFRK; encoded by the coding sequence ATGTCTTCACCATTTCCAGGAGTCGATCCTTATCTCGAACATCCCGATTTATGGTTTGAAGTACACAGTCGCTTGATTATGGCGATCGCGATTGCTCTAGCGCCCAGTCTCCGTCCGAAGTATCACGTAGCAGTAGAAAAGCGGACCTACCTTAGTGAAGTCGATCTATTGGTTGGCATTCCAGATGTAACAGTGTTTTCTCAGAAATCAACTTTCGGGCGTTCTTTTCCAAATGATTTTTCGTCCAATACAACTGTTAGTACACAAGAACCAGTGAAGGTCTCTGTACCATTGGTTGAAACTGTCGAAGAAAAATATCTAGAAATTAGAGAGATGGGAAAGAACTATGCAGTTACAGTTGTCGAGCTTCTTTCTCCAAAAAACAAACGTGCGGGAGAAGGAAGAGACGCATACGAACGCAAGCGCCGTCAGGTGCTAGCAAGTATTACCAATTTGGTGGAAATTGACTTGCTTCGGGGTGGAAAATCTATGCCAATTATGGAAAGCTTGCCCAATAGCGATTATCGCATCCTTATTAGTCGTGGCGATCGCCGTCCCGAATCCGATTTGTATGCTTTTAGTTTGCGACAATCAATTCCTTCATTTCCCTTACCGCTAGTTCCTCTTGACATTGAGCCAGTCGTAGATTTACAAACTTTACTGAACGAAGTTTATGACCAAGCAGGATTTGACATGAGAATAGATTATTCTCAACTTTGCACGTTACCACTTAAAGAAGCAGATGCAACTTGGGCTAATACTTTGTTGCAAGAGAAAGGATTAGGGATATTCAGAAAATAA
- a CDS encoding GGDEF domain-containing protein, with protein sequence MNISILIFGDDSFLAILPKDIRDASSIGVELISDLKQAISRIPLNPPDILLVRASWDGSMELCHWLKEQTKLSWIYCILIEDRPQVLAQRNTSSEDWELEMTSLALHQGADAYIWGLETGGEESLQEEMARHRLLRAHLTVGLRKAEKYRELIRKNDFLSVIALADSLTELKNRRALEWDLPSQIQKARSHGTQLSLIILDVDYFKKVNDTYGHLVGDRLLQLLCSRLRHNLRVQDTPFRYGGEEFVIVLPNTNCDEACGVANRLNSIVSKEPFAINNKLSLNVTISLGISSLQAEDDAKGVSLLQRADQNLLVAKATGRDRVVGCTSHTFHHTPHRQTASFFS encoded by the coding sequence ATGAACATTTCCATTCTGATCTTTGGAGATGATAGTTTTCTCGCTATCCTTCCAAAGGATATTCGAGATGCATCTTCTATTGGCGTAGAACTCATCAGCGATTTAAAGCAGGCGATTTCGCGCATTCCATTAAACCCACCAGATATTTTACTGGTACGGGCTAGTTGGGATGGCAGTATGGAATTATGTCATTGGTTAAAAGAACAAACAAAGCTATCCTGGATTTACTGTATCCTGATTGAAGATCGTCCCCAAGTCCTTGCTCAGAGAAATACAAGCAGTGAGGATTGGGAATTGGAGATGACATCCTTAGCTCTACACCAAGGAGCAGATGCGTATATTTGGGGTCTCGAAACAGGAGGTGAGGAGTCTTTACAAGAAGAAATGGCTCGCCATCGCTTGCTACGAGCTCATTTAACTGTAGGATTGCGGAAAGCAGAAAAATATCGAGAACTGATTAGAAAAAACGACTTTCTCTCGGTTATAGCCCTAGCTGACTCACTGACAGAACTGAAAAATCGCCGTGCGTTGGAGTGGGATTTACCCAGTCAAATTCAAAAAGCCCGCAGTCATGGGACTCAACTCTCTTTAATTATTTTAGACGTAGACTATTTTAAAAAAGTTAATGATACTTACGGTCATCTGGTAGGCGATCGCCTTTTACAATTGCTCTGCAGCCGGTTGCGCCACAACTTGCGGGTTCAAGATACTCCATTTCGCTATGGTGGAGAAGAATTTGTGATAGTTCTCCCCAATACAAATTGTGACGAAGCGTGTGGTGTCGCAAACCGTCTCAATTCCATAGTTAGCAAGGAACCATTTGCCATCAACAATAAACTCTCTCTCAACGTCACAATTAGTTTGGGAATATCTAGTTTGCAAGCAGAAGACGATGCAAAGGGAGTCAGCCTGCTTCAGCGTGCGGATCAAAACTTATTGGTAGCGAAAGCAACAGGGCGCGATCGCGTTGTCGGTTGCACCAGCCACACATTCCACCATACTCCACACCGCCAAACTGCTTCTTTTTTCAGTTAG
- a CDS encoding heavy-metal-associated domain-containing protein — protein MALKLKVPSIACQGCAETITETIHVMEPDAKVDVDVQGKTVTVEAQASEETIKQAIVAAGHTIEGYQ, from the coding sequence ATGGCATTAAAACTGAAAGTCCCCTCAATAGCCTGTCAGGGTTGTGCGGAAACTATTACCGAAACAATCCATGTTATGGAACCAGACGCTAAGGTAGATGTGGATGTCCAAGGCAAAACTGTAACTGTAGAAGCCCAAGCCTCGGAAGAGACAATCAAACAAGCAATTGTTGCGGCTGGTCACACTATTGAAGGTTATCAATAG
- the alaS gene encoding alanine--tRNA ligase, which produces MSVNPQYLSGNEIRKTFLDFYAQRGHQVLPSASLVPEDPTVLLTIAGMLPFKPIFLGQRTPEFKRATTSQKCIRTNDIENVGRTKRHHTFFEMLGNFSFGDYFKEQAIAWGWELSTKVFNLAPEHLVVSVFREDDEAFAIWRDKIGVPEARIKRLGEDDNFWASGPTGPCGPCSEIYYDFHPERGDENIDLEDDTRFIEFYNLVFMQYNRDANGDLTPLANKNIDTGMGLERMAQILQGVPNNYETDLLFPIIKQAAEIAGIDYTKVDEETKVSLKVIGDHIRSIVHMIADEIRASNVGRGYVLRRLIRRAVRHGRLVGIQGEFTTQVAEVAIALSEEAYPNLRQRESAIIAELQREESRFLKTLERGEELLEEIMAEVKSQGKTQISGESAFTLYDTYGFPVELTSEIAAENNLTIDEAGFEVEMEKQKQRGRDAHETIDLTVQGSLDELAEHIQVTEFLGYTQTAATSIVEVLLVGGVSQEEAEAGTEVQVVLDQTPFYAESGGQIGDRGYISGDGVLVTIYDVKKESDFFVHFGRIERGTLRVGDKVMAQIDPACRRRVQANHTATHLLQAALKKIVDEGISQAGSLVSFDRLRFDFNCPRPVTPEELQQIEETINLWIGEAHSARVEILPLAEAKARGAVAMFGEKYGEQVRVIDFPGVSMELCGGTHVSNTSEIGVFKIISESGVASGVRRIEAVSGASILEYLNVRDKVVKDLSDRFKVKPEELPDRITILQNELKTAQKELETLKSQLAIAKSDSLLEKVEAVGEFQILVAKMEDVDPESLKTAAERLLQKLGNGAVVLGSVPEAGKVSLVAAFSSEVNKKGLQAGKFVGAIAKICGGGGGGRPNLAQAGGRDASKLPEALETAKAELVKGLMANG; this is translated from the coding sequence ATGTCAGTAAATCCCCAGTACCTCAGCGGTAACGAAATTCGCAAAACATTCCTCGACTTCTACGCCCAACGGGGACACCAAGTTCTTCCTAGCGCCTCTTTGGTACCGGAAGACCCAACCGTGCTGCTGACGATCGCGGGGATGTTACCATTTAAACCTATATTTTTAGGTCAGCGCACGCCCGAGTTCAAGCGTGCTACAACATCTCAAAAATGCATTCGCACCAACGATATCGAAAATGTGGGACGCACCAAACGACACCACACGTTTTTTGAAATGTTGGGGAACTTTAGCTTTGGGGATTATTTTAAGGAACAAGCGATCGCTTGGGGTTGGGAGTTATCAACAAAGGTATTTAATTTAGCGCCCGAACATTTGGTGGTGAGCGTGTTTCGGGAAGATGACGAAGCGTTTGCTATCTGGCGCGATAAAATTGGAGTCCCCGAAGCACGGATTAAGCGTCTGGGAGAAGATGATAACTTCTGGGCTTCCGGTCCGACAGGTCCGTGCGGTCCGTGTTCGGAAATTTACTACGACTTCCACCCAGAGCGAGGCGATGAGAATATCGATTTAGAAGACGATACCCGGTTTATCGAGTTTTACAATCTCGTGTTCATGCAATACAACCGGGATGCAAACGGTGATTTAACTCCCCTGGCTAACAAGAACATTGATACGGGGATGGGTTTGGAGAGGATGGCTCAAATTCTCCAAGGAGTTCCCAACAACTACGAAACCGATTTGCTTTTCCCCATCATCAAACAAGCAGCAGAAATTGCTGGGATCGATTACACCAAGGTTGATGAAGAAACCAAAGTTTCCCTGAAAGTGATCGGGGATCACATTCGCTCCATCGTCCACATGATAGCTGATGAAATCCGCGCTTCCAACGTGGGACGGGGTTATGTGTTGCGCCGCCTTATTCGTCGCGCCGTGCGTCACGGGCGATTGGTGGGAATTCAAGGTGAATTTACAACCCAGGTGGCTGAAGTTGCGATCGCTCTTTCTGAAGAAGCTTACCCCAATTTGCGTCAGCGAGAGTCAGCAATAATAGCAGAATTGCAAAGAGAGGAATCTCGCTTCCTAAAAACTTTGGAACGTGGGGAAGAACTGCTTGAGGAAATTATGGCTGAAGTTAAAAGCCAAGGCAAAACTCAAATTAGTGGCGAAAGCGCCTTTACTTTGTACGATACCTATGGTTTCCCTGTAGAACTGACATCTGAAATTGCTGCTGAGAACAACCTCACAATTGATGAGGCTGGGTTTGAGGTGGAAATGGAAAAGCAAAAACAACGTGGAAGAGACGCCCACGAAACCATCGACCTCACCGTACAGGGTTCTCTCGATGAACTCGCCGAACACATCCAAGTTACAGAATTTTTGGGTTACACCCAAACCGCAGCAACATCAATTGTGGAAGTGTTGTTAGTGGGTGGTGTCTCGCAAGAGGAAGCAGAAGCCGGAACAGAGGTACAAGTTGTTCTCGACCAAACCCCATTTTATGCTGAATCGGGCGGACAAATTGGCGATCGCGGATATATATCTGGTGATGGTGTTCTCGTGACAATTTACGATGTGAAGAAAGAATCAGATTTCTTTGTTCACTTCGGACGCATTGAACGGGGAACTCTCCGAGTTGGCGATAAGGTGATGGCTCAAATCGATCCAGCTTGTCGCCGTCGCGTCCAAGCTAACCATACTGCAACTCATCTCTTACAAGCAGCGTTGAAGAAAATTGTTGATGAAGGAATCTCTCAAGCAGGTTCGCTCGTATCCTTCGATCGATTGCGCTTTGACTTTAACTGTCCGCGTCCAGTCACCCCAGAAGAGTTGCAGCAAATTGAGGAAACGATCAATCTTTGGATTGGTGAAGCTCACTCTGCTCGTGTGGAAATTCTACCCCTAGCTGAAGCAAAAGCAAGAGGTGCTGTTGCTATGTTTGGTGAAAAGTACGGCGAACAAGTCAGGGTGATTGATTTTCCTGGTGTGTCCATGGAACTGTGTGGCGGAACTCATGTTAGCAATACTTCAGAAATTGGAGTTTTCAAAATTATCTCTGAATCTGGAGTTGCTTCCGGAGTTCGACGGATTGAAGCTGTCTCCGGTGCTTCAATTTTGGAGTACCTAAATGTTCGGGATAAAGTGGTAAAGGATTTGAGCGATCGCTTCAAGGTAAAACCTGAAGAACTCCCAGATAGAATCACCATCCTGCAAAACGAACTGAAAACCGCTCAGAAGGAATTAGAAACCCTCAAGTCACAATTAGCAATTGCCAAATCAGATAGCTTGCTAGAAAAAGTTGAAGCTGTTGGCGAGTTTCAAATTCTTGTTGCCAAAATGGAAGATGTCGATCCCGAATCTTTGAAAACAGCAGCCGAACGGTTGCTGCAAAAACTTGGTAACGGTGCGGTTGTCTTAGGTTCGGTTCCAGAAGCCGGTAAAGTGAGCTTAGTAGCAGCTTTTAGTTCGGAAGTGAATAAGAAAGGTTTGCAAGCTGGTAAATTTGTGGGTGCGATCGCTAAAATTTGTGGTGGAGGTGGTGGCGGTCGCCCGAACCTTGCACAAGCTGGTGGACGTGATGCTAGTAAATTGCCAGAAGCTTTGGAGACAGCAAAAGCGGAATTGGTGAAAGGGCTAATGGCTAATGGCTAA